Genomic DNA from Halomonas sp. BDJS001:
AAACGAGCATTAGCACGGGTATCAAAGTTCAAGCTAGCGAGGTTGAGCTCGCCCTCTCCACGCACTTCGATTCCGGGTAGGGTGATCAGCAGGTCGTCACTATCCACTAAACCGTTGCTGATTTGGAAGGTAGCATCAAAACGCTCAAAGCGAGTGTCGGAGTGCCAATCCCGCAAAGTGCCCTCCCCCTCTAACTGAGCCACCAGTTCGCACATTTGTTTGGAAATATTGGTATTTAAAATAGCGCCATCGTTTAGACGAGCATTAATCGCACCATTGAGGTTGCCGATGAGTGCTTCGCGGGTATTGCCCTGACTGGTAAGGTCGCCAGATAGATTTAAGCGGCCACGCAGTGGTGACGCCTCTTCCCCTTCACTGATTGCTTCAATCAGCGGCGCCATCTGGACGTTGTTAATGGTGGGCGATAGCGACCACTCCAGGATGGAATCCCTCGCATCAACCTGGCCGGTAGCGCTGAGTTCACCTGCATAGAAACCAGACTCAAACGCCGTTAGCCGATGAACGCCGTCGTCGCCACGCAGCTGCAAGCGTGGTTTGTTGAAGGTAAGACCTGCAAAAATAAGCGTATCGACACTCAGGTCGCCCTCTAGCGCCAGCCCACTGAGCGACGATTGCGGCAGCAATGTGTTGGACTCCTGGGCAAAAGCTTTACGTAACAAGCCCCGGCTGGCCTGTTCGGCGGTGGCCTCACCGGGTAGATAACGATCCAGGTCTAGCTGATCACCGGCTAAATCGAACGCCAGGCGTGAGCCATCCAGCGCGGCCGCCAGTTCACCGGTAAAGGTGCTGTCATCAACCACTAACGAGAGGCTAGTCAACGAGAGTTGTTCGGTATCGCCTTCGACGGGGCTGGTCATGGCGACATCACTGAGCGCAGCCTCACCCGCGGTAGTGAGCGTAACGCCAGCGCGGGCAAGCCAGGGGCGTAGCGTAAACGGCGCAGCGGTTAGCTGGCCCCGGTACTTGGGGGCATCACGTAGCTGCTCAATATTAAGGTGCCCACTCACCCTGAGCCCATCCGGCCCGGTGAGCTGCAACTCCTTGAGCTGGGCCGTTTGTGCCTGCCAATCCCCCTCCAGGCCAAAGGCAAGCGCCAGCGCTAAGCTGCCTTGCCAGTTATCTGCATTGCGCAGCCCTGTCTCAAGCAGCCCCTCTTTGATGGTCAACTGCTGTTCACCCACTCGGGCGAGAAACTCGGCGGCTTTCAAGCTGAGTTGCTGCGGCTCTCCCTCAGCACCTTGCGTCGTGCGGGTGGTCAGCGCCATATTTTCAAGGGCGAAAAGCTTATCTGCTAAACCAAGCCGCACGCGGGTTTCGAGATTAATCTCACTGGTCAGGTCTGGGGTGCGCTCCAACACCTCGGCATCGAGCCGGTTATGCTTGGTCAGGGTGAACATGGCCTTCAGCGGAAAGGCGCGCAGTGGATTGACGTTACTGCCTGAGATATTCAGTTGCTGCATGCGCCACAGTGCTTGGGTCTGCGCATCGCGGAAGCGAATATCAGCATTTTTCACTTCAACGCTGGCAATACTTAACACCACCGCCAAGCTACCGGCGTCTGCATTGGGACCTGCACTGGCGGGTGCCAGCACCGTTTCAGCCGCACTCTCATTATGCTCGGAGAGGCGCTCTAGCAGGGGCTCCCAGTTACCTTCACCCTGGGCATCACGCTCCAGGTTAAGGCGCATACCGTCTAGCGTAAGACCGTCAACGGCAATTTCACCGCGTAGCAACGGGCCAAAGGCCACGCTCACCTCTGCGCGGTCAATCGCCGCAAAAGCAGCGCTCTCTTCCGCCTGTTCGGGCAGCCAGGCGCGGGCCTTCTCTACGCTGACACCGATACGCGGGTAGAATGACCAGGTAATCGGGCCTTCCAGCGCTAAGTTGAGACCGGTTTGCTCCTCCACGACGGCGGTTAAACGGGGCTTGAAATCCTCTGGATCCAGAAAAGTGGTCACATAGACCACGGCGGCGACCGCAACGATGGCAAGAATGCCGACCGCTGCCAGCAAAATACGTAATAGCTGTTTCATTGCCCTTTCCCTTGTGGGTCTAACTCAACAAAATCGCTGGTGGCGGGCATCCCCGCTGCCGGCGTTTCTGGATTGGCCATTGGCCGATAGCCTAGCTTGGAGAGCAGCACGCGGTCGGCCAGTGGTAACGTGGACGTTTCAATGCGCAGTACGCGGCCTTCCTGCTTGGCTTGCTCGCCAAGTAGGGCCATCAGGCGCGAGCCGACGCCCCGGCGGCGGGTGGTTTTGCGCACGCAGAGTTCAGACAGCCACCACGCTCGGTCTTGGGCCTCCTGAACAGCGACCGCCCCCAGCAGCCGATCATTAAAGAGTGCGCAGGCAAAAAAGTGCTGGCCTGCAAAATGTTGTTCAATAAATGGCTCAACCGTTGGGGTGGGCATACGCTCTTGGGGCGCATCCTGGTAGATGCGCACTAGATCAAGGCGCACCTGCTCATCGGCTTCCCAACGGGCCTGGTCGACATGGTGCAGTGTCACCGGCATGGTGAAATCCTCTTCGCCAAAGCAGCCTGGCTGCTATTTTTGCCACAATTGATTGCGGCTACATTTCGCGCATTGTAGCGGATGAGGGCGCCGATTCACTATAATGGTCGCTTCGCCACAGGCTGATCAAACAGTGGTAAGTTGATGAGAGCCACCAGCCGCCCCTCAGAGTGCGCTTCAGCGCAGGAGATGCAACATGTCAGCGCGTATTGCCACGGTTAGCCGTGACACCAACGAAACGCAGATCAAGGTCAGCGTCAACCTCGACGGCGAAGGCCGTCTTAGCTGCCAAACCGGTGTTCCGTTTCTGGATCATATGCTTGATCAAGTTGCCCGCCACGGGATGATTGATCTTGATATCAATGCCACTGGCGACCTGCATATCGATGACCACCATACCGTAGAAGACCTGGGAATTACCCTAGGCCAAGCCTTTTTTAAAGCCATTGGCGATAAGCGCGGCATTTACCGCTATGGTCACGCCTATGTGCCCCTTGATGAAGCGCTCTCTCGTGTGGTGATCGATTTTTCCGGTCGGTCGGGCCTTTATATGAATGTCGAATTCACCCGCGACACCATCGGTAGCCTGGACACCCAGCTGTTCTGGGAGTTTTTCCAGGGCTTCGTCAATCACGCTCAGGTAACGCTGCATATCGACAACATTAAAGGCTTTAATGCTCACCACCAGGCGGAAACGATTTTTAAAGCCTTTGGCCGGGCGCTGCGTATGGCCGTAGCGGAAGACCCCTGCATGGAAGGCCAAATGCCTTCCACCAAGGGGAGTTTATAATGCTGCTCTCCGCTAGCCCGAATGCGAGCACCGTACCCAGTGCGGCCTTAAGCAACATCTTAACAACTATTCCAAGGAGCGTTTCATGACCATTGCTGTGATCGACTACGGAATGGGCAATCTTCATTCTGTCGCCAAAGCGCTGGAGCATGTGACCCATGAGAATGTTGTCATTACCCGCGACCCGCGCCGCATCCTTGGCGCCACGCGTTTAGTGTTGCCGGGCCAGGGGGCCATTCGTGATTGCGTTGGTGAACTTGAACGCACCGAGTTACGCGAGCTGGTGGACGATATTTTAACCCGCCAGGCCAAACCGCTGTTGGGGATTTGCGTGGGCCAACAGATGTTGCTGGAGCGCAGCGAGGAGAACGGCGGCGTGGAGTGCCTGGGGTTCTTTAAAGGCAGCGTGGATCGTTTTCCTGGCGATATGCGCGACGCCCACGAGCAGCGCTTAAAAGTACCGCACATGGGCTGGAATGTGGTCGAACAGCATCATCAACACCCGCTCTGGGCAGGCATAGATGACCACGAGCACTTCTACTTTGTGCACAGCTACTATGTGAATGCCGCCGAAGATGCCCAGGTATTTGGCACGACTCAATACGGCAAGGTAAGCGCCCACGTGGCCATTGGCCGGGATTCGACCTTCGCGGTGCAGTTCCACCCGGAAAAAAGCTCCCGCGCAGGCCTTCGCCTGCTTGAAAATTTTGTCACCTGGACGCCCTGAGAGGATTTTGTATGTTGGTAATTCCCGCTATTGATCTCAAAGATGGCCAGTGTGTCCGGTTAAAGCAGGGCCGCATGGAAGACGCGACCTCCTACGGCGATGACCCAGTCGCTATGGCCGCACGCTGGGTAGAGGCAGGCGCCCGCCGCCTGCATCTGGTTGATTTAAACGGCGCCTTCGAGGGCAAGCCGATGAATGGCGACGCTGTGACGGCGATTGCTCGCGCCTACCCCGACCTGCCGATTCAAATCGGCGGCGGTATCCGCAGTGCGGAAACCATTGAGCACTATTTAAGTGCTGGTGTCTCTTACGTCATTATCGGTACCAAAGCGGTAAAAGAGCCTGCGTTTGTCGGCGAGATGTGCCGCGCCTTCCCCGGCCATGTGATTGTGGGGCTTGATGCCAAAGATGGCTATGTCGCCACCGACGGTTGGGCCGAGGTCTCTACGGTCAAGGCCACTGAGCTTGCCAAGCGTTTCGCCAACGATGGCGTTTCCAGCATCGTCTACACCGACATTGCCCGCGACGGCATGATGCAGGGCGTCAACGTGGAAGCCACCGCACAACTGGCCCGTGAAGGCGGTTTACCGGTGATTGCCTCGGGTGGTGTGACCAATTTGGACGATATCAAAGCCCTCTGCGAGGTGGCTGATAGCGGCATCCTGGGCGCTATTACTGGCCGGGCGATTTATGAAGGCAGCCTGGATGTGGCTGAAGCCCAGCGGTTGAGCGACCAACTGACGGGAGGCGGCTCATGAGCCTGACTAAACGCATTATCCCCTGCCTGGACGTAGACGCCGGACGCGTTGTTAAAGGCGTTAATTTTGTCGGCATTCGTGATGCCGGTGATCCGGTGGAGATTGCCCAGCGCTATAACCAGCAGGGCGCCGATGAAATCACTTTTCTCGATATTACTGCCAGCCACGAAGACCGCGACACCACGGTGGAGATGGTGGAGCGCATTGCCGGTGAAGTATTTATCCCGCTGACCGTCGGCGGCGGCATTCGCAGCTGCGACGATATACGCACCATGTTAAATGCTGGAGCGGACAAGGTCTCCATCAACACCGCCGCGGTCACTAATCCTGAGTTCGTGCGCGAAGCCGCCGAGCGCTTTGGTAGCCAGTGCATTGTGGTGGCGATTGATGCCAAGCGCGTATCGAAAGAGGGTGAAACACCCCGCTGGGAGATTTTCACCCACGGCGGGCGCCGCCCAACGGGCCTGGATGCCGTTGAGTGGGCGAAGAAGATGGTCGAGTTCGGTGCCGGCGAACTGCTGCTCACCAGCATGGATCGCGACGGTACCAAGAGTGGCTTTGACCTGGGCGTGACCCACGCGATTTCCGAAGCGGTGAGCGTACCCGTGATTGCCTCCGGCGGTGTGGGCAACTTGGATCACTTCGTGGAAGGGGTGCTTAAAGGTGGCGCTGATGCGGTGCTGGCCGCGAGCATTTTCCACTTTGGCGAATACACCATTCCCGAAGCTAAGCGCTATATGGCCGAACGCGGTATCGAAATGCGTCTTTAAAATGCCCTTTATCAACCAGGAGCTTCGAATGTTTCGCTCACATCCATGGATGGGATGGCTAGCAGGCTTGCTGTTTAGTATGCCTGCTACCGCATTCTCGCTACCTGATTGGACACCGGCGCTGGAGTGGGATCATACCCTGGTGCAAACCAGCCTTTATACCCGCCACTTCAGTCCCGACCCGGAACATACCAATCAGCAAGACCTGATCAGCCTTGAACTGCATAACCCGAATAACTGGCTAGCGGGCGCGGCTTGGTTCAAAAACTCCTTTGATCAACCCACCTGGTACTTCTATGCAGGGCGGGAGTTTCCCCTTTGGCAAACCGATCAAGGGTTAAACGTGCGCGCCAAACTCACCGGTGGGCTCCTGCGCGGATATAAAGGCGAGTATCGCGACAAAATTCCGCTCAATCACTTGGAAGTTGCCCCGGCCGCACTCCCCAGTATTGGGGTGCAATGGGGCCGGTTTGAGTCTGATCTGATTGTGTTTGGCGCCGCCGGTATGATGGTAACGGCAGGAGTGCGCTTTTAGCCGCTACTCCTCGACCTCATCCAGCGATAACCCCAGGTTGCTGATACCGCCATTGCGACCTAATTTTCGCACCTCTTTAAGCACTGCTTTATCCAGTGAGCCGCTAACGGCTTCCAAAACGGCGTCCTGGAAGTCGTTCTCGTCTGCCATCAGCGGATGATCGCGAATAATCAGTGCCAACGCTTGCGAGTCAACCTCACCTTCAGTGAGCTCTATAAAGGCGCGTACGCCCGCCCGGGAGGTACGGCTAACATCCAGCACCGCCTCTGGAGAATCGCCTTGCAGGGTGTCCAGCAGCGCCGAGACAGACACCACCGCATCTAGGGCGCGCCGGGCACCAAAACTGTCATCCTCCTCGGGCGGCTCGCACTCCGCTAACTTTTCCGCTTGGCGGGCAAAATCGATACTGGCATTGGGTACATTAAGCCGCTCCCAGACCAAACTCAGCACAGTCCCTAGTGTATGGCTATCACCCTGGCCGCTGGTTTGCTCATAGAGCACATAGTTAGGCAGCAAGCGCTCGCACAGCGCTGCCATAAAGGCTTGCTGGGCAGGTAGAGGGAGTTCTTGCAACCGTTGGTAAAAGCCCTGGGGTTTCGACACCATACTGATTTCCTGGATCCCTTGACGTGAGTTATTGGTGAAAGTTAGCGGGTACGTTATCGTTTCTCTACGCTTGGGGCGATCCCCAGCGCCTAGGAGCCTGTCCGACTTAACACTGATCTACTGCGAACCCCGGTATTTTGGCCAACTTTATGCGATAGATTTCGTTAAATAGCACGCTATTCGCCTCAATCGATCGATAAATTTGGCTCAAAATCCGTGCTTCTCGCGACGATCGGTCAAGCCGGACAGGCTCCTCGATGATTGTCCGGCCGGCAAGGAGATTACCATGCATATTCATCTGCTACAGCACGGCCCTGACCATGGCCCCGCCCGTTTAACCGATTGGCTGACCAGCATGGGCCATAGTTACACCGTTTTTCATCTCTACGCAGGCGAGCTTAGCCCCCGCCCAAACGAATCCGATGCGTTGATTGTCCTTGATGGCCCAGAGGCGCTACTCGACCCACCACCGGCGTGGTTTAAAGCGGAAGATAAGCTGATCAACCGCTACTTGGATGGCCAAAAACCGCTGTTGGGCATAGGCCTGGGCGCTCACTGGATAGCCCAGGCGCTGGGCTCAGTGGTGGCGCCGGGTACCTACCCGGAAACAGGCTGGCATACGGTCACCCTGGCGCCGGAAAACTCGCTCGATTTACCCGAAACTTTCACCGCTTTTATGTGGCATCGCTACGTTTTCAGCCTACCCGACGACGCCTTTCCCCTCGGCGGTAGCGAAGCCGCACCGCTACAAGGGTTTGCCTGGGACAGAGGGCGCGTTATCGGCCTGCTGTGCCACCTAGAAGCCACCGCGGCGAGTGTCAAACAGTTGCTGGATAGCGCTGAGTGGCCCACCGCAACGCCTTCCACCGACCGCTTTGTTCAGGATGCGGGGCAAATATTAGCAGACCCCAACCGCTTTATTCACCTTGCGCCGCAGCTCGACCGACTGATGACCCAGTGGCTTAAAGCGGCGTAGCCGTAGAAGGATCGATTGCCGTCAGCGGTTCCACTGCCTGGCGGCTTCCAGGCAGCTATCCCAATCACCCACATGAATCTCTGGCGGTGCGCTGTCACGCTGCTTCTCTAAGTGGTAACGGTAGAGCGGGTCGTAGTACTCGGTAAGCAGTGGTGCAAGCCAAGCTTCGTGGGCTTGGGGATTGCCTTGGGCATGCTCTTTGAAGGCTAGCGCCTGCAGCCGCTGTAAGCGCTGCAGGCGGGCGTTGCCCAAGCGTTTGCCTAGCCGGACAAGCGCATTACTTAGCTGCGCCTGCATTAATTGCCAGCCTTGATAGGCCCCATGACGAGCAGCATAGGCCTGCTCCAGATCGATAATATAGTCCTGCTGAATCTGAGCAAGACGCCAA
This window encodes:
- a CDS encoding AsmA family protein, encoding MKQLLRILLAAVGILAIVAVAAVVYVTTFLDPEDFKPRLTAVVEEQTGLNLALEGPITWSFYPRIGVSVEKARAWLPEQAEESAAFAAIDRAEVSVAFGPLLRGEIAVDGLTLDGMRLNLERDAQGEGNWEPLLERLSEHNESAAETVLAPASAGPNADAGSLAVVLSIASVEVKNADIRFRDAQTQALWRMQQLNISGSNVNPLRAFPLKAMFTLTKHNRLDAEVLERTPDLTSEINLETRVRLGLADKLFALENMALTTRTTQGAEGEPQQLSLKAAEFLARVGEQQLTIKEGLLETGLRNADNWQGSLALALAFGLEGDWQAQTAQLKELQLTGPDGLRVSGHLNIEQLRDAPKYRGQLTAAPFTLRPWLARAGVTLTTAGEAALSDVAMTSPVEGDTEQLSLTSLSLVVDDSTFTGELAAALDGSRLAFDLAGDQLDLDRYLPGEATAEQASRGLLRKAFAQESNTLLPQSSLSGLALEGDLSVDTLIFAGLTFNKPRLQLRGDDGVHRLTAFESGFYAGELSATGQVDARDSILEWSLSPTINNVQMAPLIEAISEGEEASPLRGRLNLSGDLTSQGNTREALIGNLNGAINARLNDGAILNTNISKQMCELVAQLEGEGTLRDWHSDTRFERFDATFQISNGLVDSDDLLITLPGIEVRGEGELNLASLNFDTRANARLVDTADAACEVNPRLEQLPLPVRCEGNFGDERTEWCRFDREMFQTAVVDLLRNETGDRVNEELEERLGDSLDELDERLGEGAAKELRDGLRSLFN
- a CDS encoding GNAT family N-acetyltransferase, with the translated sequence MPVTLHHVDQARWEADEQVRLDLVRIYQDAPQERMPTPTVEPFIEQHFAGQHFFACALFNDRLLGAVAVQEAQDRAWWLSELCVRKTTRRRGVGSRLMALLGEQAKQEGRVLRIETSTLPLADRVLLSKLGYRPMANPETPAAGMPATSDFVELDPQGKGQ
- the hisB gene encoding imidazoleglycerol-phosphate dehydratase HisB, with protein sequence MSARIATVSRDTNETQIKVSVNLDGEGRLSCQTGVPFLDHMLDQVARHGMIDLDINATGDLHIDDHHTVEDLGITLGQAFFKAIGDKRGIYRYGHAYVPLDEALSRVVIDFSGRSGLYMNVEFTRDTIGSLDTQLFWEFFQGFVNHAQVTLHIDNIKGFNAHHQAETIFKAFGRALRMAVAEDPCMEGQMPSTKGSL
- the hisH gene encoding imidazole glycerol phosphate synthase subunit HisH; the protein is MTIAVIDYGMGNLHSVAKALEHVTHENVVITRDPRRILGATRLVLPGQGAIRDCVGELERTELRELVDDILTRQAKPLLGICVGQQMLLERSEENGGVECLGFFKGSVDRFPGDMRDAHEQRLKVPHMGWNVVEQHHQHPLWAGIDDHEHFYFVHSYYVNAAEDAQVFGTTQYGKVSAHVAIGRDSTFAVQFHPEKSSRAGLRLLENFVTWTP
- the hisA gene encoding 1-(5-phosphoribosyl)-5-[(5-phosphoribosylamino)methylideneamino]imidazole-4-carboxamide isomerase; the encoded protein is MLVIPAIDLKDGQCVRLKQGRMEDATSYGDDPVAMAARWVEAGARRLHLVDLNGAFEGKPMNGDAVTAIARAYPDLPIQIGGGIRSAETIEHYLSAGVSYVIIGTKAVKEPAFVGEMCRAFPGHVIVGLDAKDGYVATDGWAEVSTVKATELAKRFANDGVSSIVYTDIARDGMMQGVNVEATAQLAREGGLPVIASGGVTNLDDIKALCEVADSGILGAITGRAIYEGSLDVAEAQRLSDQLTGGGS
- the hisF gene encoding imidazole glycerol phosphate synthase subunit HisF, whose amino-acid sequence is MSLTKRIIPCLDVDAGRVVKGVNFVGIRDAGDPVEIAQRYNQQGADEITFLDITASHEDRDTTVEMVERIAGEVFIPLTVGGGIRSCDDIRTMLNAGADKVSINTAAVTNPEFVREAAERFGSQCIVVAIDAKRVSKEGETPRWEIFTHGGRRPTGLDAVEWAKKMVEFGAGELLLTSMDRDGTKSGFDLGVTHAISEAVSVPVIASGGVGNLDHFVEGVLKGGADAVLAASIFHFGEYTIPEAKRYMAERGIEMRL
- a CDS encoding YjaG family protein; protein product: MVSKPQGFYQRLQELPLPAQQAFMAALCERLLPNYVLYEQTSGQGDSHTLGTVLSLVWERLNVPNASIDFARQAEKLAECEPPEEDDSFGARRALDAVVSVSALLDTLQGDSPEAVLDVSRTSRAGVRAFIELTEGEVDSQALALIIRDHPLMADENDFQDAVLEAVSGSLDKAVLKEVRKLGRNGGISNLGLSLDEVEE
- a CDS encoding type 1 glutamine amidotransferase, encoding MHIHLLQHGPDHGPARLTDWLTSMGHSYTVFHLYAGELSPRPNESDALIVLDGPEALLDPPPAWFKAEDKLINRYLDGQKPLLGIGLGAHWIAQALGSVVAPGTYPETGWHTVTLAPENSLDLPETFTAFMWHRYVFSLPDDAFPLGGSEAAPLQGFAWDRGRVIGLLCHLEATAASVKQLLDSAEWPTATPSTDRFVQDAGQILADPNRFIHLAPQLDRLMTQWLKAA